A window of Theropithecus gelada isolate Dixy chromosome 14, Tgel_1.0, whole genome shotgun sequence contains these coding sequences:
- the TEX12 gene encoding testis-expressed protein 12 produces the protein MMANHLVKPDNRNCKRPRELESPVPDSPQLSSLGKSDSSFSESSGLFYKDEALEKDLNDVSKEINLMLSTYAKLLSERAAVDASYIDEIDELFKEANTIENFLIQKREFLRQRFTVIANTLHR, from the exons ATGATGGCAAATCACCTTGTAAAGCCTGACAATAGAAATTGCAAGAGGCCAAGAGAATTGGAG TCTCCAGTGCCAGATAGTCCACAGCTGTCCTCTCTTGGAAAATCAGATTCATCTTTCTCTGAAAGTTCTGGACTGTTTTATAAAGATGAAGCCTTGGAGAAAGATTTAAATG ATGTGAGCAAGGAAATTAATCTAATGTTGTCTACCTATGCAAAGCTTTTGAG tGAGAGAGCAGCAGTAGATGCATCTTACATTGATGAGATAGATGAACTCTTCAAAGAAGCCAATACCATTGAAAACTTTCTAATACAAAAAAGAGAGTTCCTGCGACAGAGGTTTACAGTGATTGCAAACACATTACacagataa